From Myotis daubentonii chromosome 15, mMyoDau2.1, whole genome shotgun sequence, one genomic window encodes:
- the LOC132216589 gene encoding syncytin-1-like isoform X3: MATEMHSTCYREVQQCTHTDGKIYLTAILQRTYSGSFGGDWDTSSSQGYSKVAQASCRGNLGQASCWSPRAPIHVSDGGGPTDRVREAEVQEQIEQMIHSLYPPLRYHPLALRKPRDIDLDAQTSDILEATLRALNGSNPSLAADCWLCMTLGTAMPLALPAGNSSIQEAGSCSLTLPFRIQPVRFNTSLCFRGLFQNNSYDLDVGYQTFSECTQVSNHSTPLCPAPGQVFVCGGSLAFTALPVNWTGLCIQAIILPDIDIIPGEEPVPLPSLDYIAGRSKRAIQFIPLLVGLGVSGAVASGSTGLGGAIHSYTKLSNQLIDDVQALSGTINNPQDQIDSLPEVVLQNRRELDLLTAEQGGNCLALQEHCCFYANKSGIVRDKIKKLQEDLVKRRKELSDNPLWSSFNGLLPYLLPLLGPLLGLTLMLTIAPRIFRSIANMIQARTQDLNILALRVQHQNRAMDEESESESKV, from the coding sequence ATGGCCACAGAAATGCATTCCACTTGCTACCGGGAGGTCCAGCAGTGCACCCATACAGATGGGAAAATCTATCTAACTGCCATCCTGCAGAGAACGTATTCTGGTTCTTTTGGAGGGGACTGGGACACTAGCAGTAGCCAAGGGTACTCCAAAGTTGCTCAAGCCTCCTGCCGAGGCAATCTTGGCCAGGCTAGCTGCTGGTCACCTCGTGCCCCAATCCACGTATCTGATGGGGGGGGACCCACTGATCGGGTTAGAGAAGCTGAGGTACAAGAACAGATAGAACAGATGATTCACTCCTTGTACCCACCCCTCCGTTACCATCCTCTGGCTCTCCGCAAGCCCAGGGACATCGATCTAGATGCCCAGACCTCCGACATCTTAGAGGCTACCCTTAGAGCTCTAAATGGCTCTAACCCGTCTCTGGCCGCAGACTGTTGGCTATGTATGACTCTTGGGACAGCCATGCCCCTTGCCCTCCCCGCCGGGAATTCTTCCATACAGGAGGCTGGAAGCTGCAGCCTCACCCTTCCCTTCAGAATACAGCCCGTAAGGTTCAATACCTCCCTATGTTTTAGGGGGCTGTTCCAGAACAATAGCTATGACTTAGATGTAGGGTATCAGACTTTCTCCGAGTGCACCCAGGTCTCAAACCACTCCacacccctctgcccagcccctgggcAGGTTTTTGTTTGCGGGGGTAGCCTGGCCTTCACAGCCCTACCTGTCAACTGGACAGGATTATGCATACAGGCTATTATCCTCCCTGATATAGACATTATCCCAGGAGAAGAGCCCGTTCCCCTTCCTAGTCTTGATTACATAGCAGGACGCAGTAAAAGGGCTATCCAATTTATTCCCCTACTCGTAGGCCTAGGAGTTTCGGGTGCTGTGGCATCGGGCTCCACAGGACTAGGAGGAGCTATACACTCCTATACCAAGCTTTCCAATCAGCTAATTGATGATGTTCAAGCCCTCTCGGGAACTATAAATAACCCCCAAGACCAAATAGACTCTCTACCTGAAGTTGTCCTCCAGAACCGGAGGGAGCTCGACTTACTCActgcagagcagggagggaaCTGCTTAGCCCTCCAGGAACACTGCTGCTTCTATGCCAACAAATCAGGAATCGTCCGAGACAAGATCAAGAAGCTCCAGGAGGATCTAGTCAAGAGGAGGAAAGAACTGTCCGACAACCCCTTATGGAGCAGCTTCAACGGACTCCTCCCCTATCTACTTCCCCTTTTGGGGCCACTACTTGGACTTACACTAATGTTAACTATAGCCCCCCGCATTTTTAGGTCGATAGCTAACATGATTCAAGCCAGGACTCAGGACCTTAATATCCTTGCTCTCCGTGTCCAGCACCAAAATCGCGCTATGGACGAGGAGAGTGAGAGCGAATCAAAAgtttga